Proteins encoded together in one Cardiocondyla obscurior isolate alpha-2009 linkage group LG07, Cobs3.1, whole genome shotgun sequence window:
- the LOC139104384 gene encoding uncharacterized protein isoform X1: MAKKAAPAALQTEVVNDEEWEKVLKRKGLVVVDVYSDWSGPCTGMVSILKKLKMEIGGDALSYAMANCDRVTDLKRFQGKSEPIWMFIHEGQMVNLMFGAHCPQFVKMLMIELERVQKGEEHEFSINVFEESPEEIVRLKIQEEAKIAKETARKARKVAETKARYEAEMLHWTTSLCNETCLLLFPWIFKDEEGRRRDKRTSPPYVELIEELLPENYVVEQELRKRMSEDLLQQMLDESTYSFSENSKQLLFDGKCMFMRLKIVEGKKNLDVHEHLCSILFNESNLPESEDNLNEECYAGKHCPAFEVPEKENKKFPFVWTPPNPRNKAVVFRTIFTVYTNTTYPYEDKMTKVPITVFKYDYTRKNDLKMVVEMFDDDVINFGIFEYDKPPEAKMIAKSIEAFEKNTEEKTGYEIFVCTVKKVGCEAFLGFAGIGPFHVSENPEKAIEESKLYFPDIIAVEDSQSDDEEKAEELGEHQDGVAAT; encoded by the exons ATGGCGAAAAAAGCGGCACCGGCGGCATTACAGACTGAAGTCGTTAATGATGAAGAATgggaaaaagttttaaaacgGAAGGGTTTAGTAG taGTAGATGTGTATTCGGATTGGAGTGGCCCTTGCACAGGCATGGTAAGCATTCTGAAGAAGCTAAAAATGGAGATTGGAGGCGACGCATTGAGTTATGCCatg GCAAATTGTGATCGTGTTACTGATTTAAAGAGATTTCAGGGAAAAAGCGAGCCAATATGGATGTTTATTCAC gagGGTCAAATGGTGAATTTAATGTTTGGAGCTCATTGTCCGCAGTTTGTAAAAATGCTTATGATCGAACTCGAAAGGGTTCAAAAAGGCGAAGAACACGA ATTCTCAATAAATGTTTTTGAGGAGAGTCCGGAAGAGATAGTACGATTGAAAATTCAGGAGGAAGCAAAAATAGCTAAAGAAACAGCACGAAAAGCTCGAAAAG TGGCTGAAACTAAGGCAAGATATGAAGCGGAGATGCTGCATTGGACTACTTCATTGTGTAATGAGACTTGCCTATTGCTATTTCCCTGGATATTTAAGGATGAAGAAGGACGTAGAAGAGATAAGAGAACGAGTCCACCATACGTGGAACTTATTGAGGAATTGTTACCAGAGAATTATGTCGTAGAGCAGGAGTTACGTAAACGAATGAGCGAGGATCTGCTTCAGCAAATGCTCGATGAA TCCACATATAGCTTCTCAGAAAATAGCAAACAATTGCTTTTTGACGGCAAATGTATGTTCATGCGACTGAAAATTgtcgaaggaaaaaagaatcttGACGTTCATGAACATTTGTGTAGTATTCTATTCAATGAATCAAATTTACCAGAGTCGGAAGACAATCTAAATGAAGAATG TTACGCCGGAAAGCATTGTCCAGCTTTTGAAGTTCccgaaaaggaaaataaaaagtttcctTTTGTTTGGACGCCTCCAAATCCTAGAAACAAGGCAGTTGTCTTCCGCACGATATTTACGGTTTATACTAATACAACATACCCA TATGAAGATAAAATGACAAAAGTACCAATAACCGTCTTTAAATACGATTATACACGTAAGAATGATTTAAAAATGGTTGTGGAAATGTTTGATGATGATGTCATTAATTTTGGTATATTCGAATATGATAAACCGCCTGAGGCTAAGATGATCGCTAAAAGTATAGAGGCGTTCGAGAAAAATACAGAAGAGAAAACTGg TTACGAAATCTTCGTCTGTACTGTAAAGAAAGTAGGTTGCGAGGCATTTCTGGGCTTTGCTGGGATCGGACCTTTCCATGTGAGTGAAAATCCGGAGAAGGCCATCGAGGAATCGAAATTATACTTTCCGGACATTATTGCCGTAGAAGATTCACAATCGGACGACGAAGAAAAAGCCGAGGAGCTGGGAGAACATCAAGACGGTGTAGCGGCAACATAA
- the LOC139104383 gene encoding GTP-binding protein 2: protein MESFLQLFDTQNDKDLRKSQWDDSDNDGNGLSDCDTSSIDEDREDRLPPEPEQGNIEYKLKLINPSSQRFEHLVTQMKWRLREGHGEAIYQIGVEDNGRLAGLTKEEMKASLKTLKDMASRLGATVRVLRERIATSSASKTLASQNNINNNKEEKKVAEVLVKKLRKDDREDQDSIVDLRLAVTGAQDAGKSTLLGVLTQGELDNGRGRARLNMLRHLHEIKTGRTSSISHEIIGFDSTGHVLNYAEMATAEEICEHASKVVTFIDLAGHRKYLRTTVLGLTGYSPHHVMLVIAPPLNEASQEHMALCLALKLPFFIVVNKIDLGFCDMSETLVQLENAMMTQGYPKQLILFSKNDIPSWDYTSDVIPVFSVSCVTGEGLKELTIFIKNLSPYETNSIDSDPESCLFQIDETFRVAGLTQPVLGGLLVKGAIAPGTRLLVGPLPDGEFSPVKVVSLHRNKAPCCLVRASQSASLTLAPPTNHSPPVPHLRPGMVLVSLRDRPHATLFFQATVLIVYHATAIFPGFQTTVHVGNVRQTCVIEGIMDANDRGLQTNDTASVLFRFVSHPEYLHVGMRLLFREGRTKGIGKITQIFPVIRSQNSIK, encoded by the exons ATGGAGTCGTTTTTGCAACTTTTTGATACGCAAAACGACAAAGATTTGAGGAAGAGCCAATGGGACGATTCTGACAACGACGGAAATGGATTATCGGATTGTGACACTTCTAGTATTGATGAGGATCGAGAGGATCGCCTTCCGCCTGAACCGGAACAAGGAAACATAgagtacaaattaaaattgataaatccATCTAGTCAACGTTTCGAGCATCTTGTTACCCAGATGAAATGGAGACTAAGGGAGGGACATGGAGAAGCAATCTATCAAAttg GAGTGGAAGACAATGGGAGACTAGCAGGTTTAACAAAGGAAGAAATGAAGGCATCTTTGAAAACACTAAAGGATATGGCTTCTAGACTGGGTGCTACTGTAAGAGTATTACGTGAACGAATAGCCACGAGTTCTGCGAGTAAAACCTTAGCGTCgcagaataatattaataataataaggaggaaaagaaagtcGCTGAAGTGCTGGTGAAAAAGTTACGAAAGGACGACAGAGAGGATCAAGACAGTATCGTAGATTTGAGACTGGCGGTCACCGGTGCACAGGATGCTGGAAAGTCAACCCTCTTAG GGGTGCTGACGCAGGGTGAGTTGGACAATGGTAGAGGTAGAGCGAGGCTGAACATGTTGCGTCATCTGCACGAGATAAAAACAGGCCGTACGTCTTCGATATCGCACGAGATTATCGGATTTGATAGCACAGGTCACGTCTTGAACTACGCCGAAATGGCAACGGCCGAAGAGATATGCGAACACGCATCGAAGGTCGTTACTTTTATAGATTTAGCTGGACATCGGAAGTACTTGAGGACGACGGTACTTGGATTGACag GATATTCTCCACATCACGTTATGCTAGTGATAGCGCCGCCTCTAAATGAAGCGTCGCAAGAACATATGGCTCTCTGTTTAGCATTAAAACTTCCATTTTTCATTGTCGTGAACAAAATCGATTTGGGATTTTGCGACATGTCTGAAACTTTAGTTCAACTGGAAAACGCTATGATGACACAAGGTTATCCCAAACAATTAATACTGTTTAGCAAAAATGACATACCATCATGGGATTACACGTCCGATGTGATACCAGTATTTAGTGTCAGTTGCGTTACCGGTGAAGGTTTGAAAGAATTaactatatttataaaaaatttatcgcccTACGAGACAAATTCAATCGATTCGGATCCAGAATCCTGTCTGTTTCAAATCGATGAAACGTTTAG ggtAGCAGGTTTGACACAACCGGTTTTAGGAGGGCTTCTTGTTAAAGGAGCAATTGCACCGGGCACACGTTTATTGGTAGGACCTTTGCCAGACGGAGAATTTAGTCCAGTGAAAGTAGTTAGTCTACATCGTAACAAAGCTCCGTGCTGTTTAGTTAGAGCGTCACAAAGCGCCAGTCTGACTCTAGCACCACCGACGAATCACAGCCCTCCCGTACCACATCTTCGTCCGGGAATGGTTCTGGTCTCTCTACGTGATCGACCTCATGCAACACTTTTCTTTCAG gCTACTGTATTGATTGTATATCATGCTACCGCAATATTCCCCGGGTTTCAAACGACAGTACACGTGGGTAACGTCAGACAAACTTGTGTTATCGAAGGAATAATGGACGCCAATGATAGGGGGCTTCAGACAAACGACACCGCTTCCGTATTATTTAGATTTGTCAGCCATCCGGAGTATCTCCACGTTGGCATGCGACTATTATTCAGAGAGGGACGTACTAAGGGGATTGGAAAAATTACGCAAATTTTTCCTGTAATCAGATCACAAAACtcgatcaaataa
- the LOC139104384 gene encoding uncharacterized protein isoform X2 yields the protein MAKKAAPAALQTEVVNDEEWEKVLKRKGLVVDVYSDWSGPCTGMVSILKKLKMEIGGDALSYAMANCDRVTDLKRFQGKSEPIWMFIHEGQMVNLMFGAHCPQFVKMLMIELERVQKGEEHEFSINVFEESPEEIVRLKIQEEAKIAKETARKARKVAETKARYEAEMLHWTTSLCNETCLLLFPWIFKDEEGRRRDKRTSPPYVELIEELLPENYVVEQELRKRMSEDLLQQMLDESTYSFSENSKQLLFDGKCMFMRLKIVEGKKNLDVHEHLCSILFNESNLPESEDNLNEECYAGKHCPAFEVPEKENKKFPFVWTPPNPRNKAVVFRTIFTVYTNTTYPYEDKMTKVPITVFKYDYTRKNDLKMVVEMFDDDVINFGIFEYDKPPEAKMIAKSIEAFEKNTEEKTGYEIFVCTVKKVGCEAFLGFAGIGPFHVSENPEKAIEESKLYFPDIIAVEDSQSDDEEKAEELGEHQDGVAAT from the exons ATGGCGAAAAAAGCGGCACCGGCGGCATTACAGACTGAAGTCGTTAATGATGAAGAATgggaaaaagttttaaaacgGAAGGGTTTAGTAG TAGATGTGTATTCGGATTGGAGTGGCCCTTGCACAGGCATGGTAAGCATTCTGAAGAAGCTAAAAATGGAGATTGGAGGCGACGCATTGAGTTATGCCatg GCAAATTGTGATCGTGTTACTGATTTAAAGAGATTTCAGGGAAAAAGCGAGCCAATATGGATGTTTATTCAC gagGGTCAAATGGTGAATTTAATGTTTGGAGCTCATTGTCCGCAGTTTGTAAAAATGCTTATGATCGAACTCGAAAGGGTTCAAAAAGGCGAAGAACACGA ATTCTCAATAAATGTTTTTGAGGAGAGTCCGGAAGAGATAGTACGATTGAAAATTCAGGAGGAAGCAAAAATAGCTAAAGAAACAGCACGAAAAGCTCGAAAAG TGGCTGAAACTAAGGCAAGATATGAAGCGGAGATGCTGCATTGGACTACTTCATTGTGTAATGAGACTTGCCTATTGCTATTTCCCTGGATATTTAAGGATGAAGAAGGACGTAGAAGAGATAAGAGAACGAGTCCACCATACGTGGAACTTATTGAGGAATTGTTACCAGAGAATTATGTCGTAGAGCAGGAGTTACGTAAACGAATGAGCGAGGATCTGCTTCAGCAAATGCTCGATGAA TCCACATATAGCTTCTCAGAAAATAGCAAACAATTGCTTTTTGACGGCAAATGTATGTTCATGCGACTGAAAATTgtcgaaggaaaaaagaatcttGACGTTCATGAACATTTGTGTAGTATTCTATTCAATGAATCAAATTTACCAGAGTCGGAAGACAATCTAAATGAAGAATG TTACGCCGGAAAGCATTGTCCAGCTTTTGAAGTTCccgaaaaggaaaataaaaagtttcctTTTGTTTGGACGCCTCCAAATCCTAGAAACAAGGCAGTTGTCTTCCGCACGATATTTACGGTTTATACTAATACAACATACCCA TATGAAGATAAAATGACAAAAGTACCAATAACCGTCTTTAAATACGATTATACACGTAAGAATGATTTAAAAATGGTTGTGGAAATGTTTGATGATGATGTCATTAATTTTGGTATATTCGAATATGATAAACCGCCTGAGGCTAAGATGATCGCTAAAAGTATAGAGGCGTTCGAGAAAAATACAGAAGAGAAAACTGg TTACGAAATCTTCGTCTGTACTGTAAAGAAAGTAGGTTGCGAGGCATTTCTGGGCTTTGCTGGGATCGGACCTTTCCATGTGAGTGAAAATCCGGAGAAGGCCATCGAGGAATCGAAATTATACTTTCCGGACATTATTGCCGTAGAAGATTCACAATCGGACGACGAAGAAAAAGCCGAGGAGCTGGGAGAACATCAAGACGGTGTAGCGGCAACATAA